One genomic segment of Paenibacillus sp. FSL H8-0332 includes these proteins:
- a CDS encoding carboxylesterase/lipase family protein, which yields MTGQLVNTAYGQLKGEAGNGVNVWRGIPFAAPPLGELRFRAPQPPESWSGVREAIKFGPVSLQPVSTSGTRFGGTTPVYDEDCLYLNVWSPAVVAETEALPVMVWIHGGTFVTGAGSQPMFEGSNMAASGNVVVVTVNYRLGPLGFLHLSPLGGGLGSNLGLLDQIAALEWVQQNIAAFGGDPARVTVFGESAGSMSIAALLAMPAAKGLFARAIMESGAAQTLNGEQGRQIAAALLAELGLQSGGDTQLLHTLPAGEIMEAAGRMAYKLSGDSMNMFFQPVVEPGTLSVEPVQAIAAGAASGIPVLIGTNLHEGNLFFREGQKADSFEQSLKALEQLMGVDDLSELTSDYSHTWEGQAEVLTDLFFWASSISFAEKQQAHGPVWMYRFDWTVSGHPLLEKAIHGAEILYVFNNLPLLKQYGLSVTPEMEAVAEAMQTAWTAFAHGGDPAAPGLDWPQYTPETRATMIFDQASRVVNDPDGEKRRRIFEHYAG from the coding sequence ATGACAGGACAACTGGTGAATACAGCTTATGGGCAACTGAAGGGAGAAGCGGGAAACGGCGTGAACGTGTGGCGCGGTATCCCGTTCGCTGCCCCGCCGCTCGGAGAGCTGCGCTTCCGGGCACCGCAGCCGCCGGAGTCCTGGAGTGGCGTACGGGAGGCCATCAAGTTCGGACCGGTCAGCCTGCAGCCGGTAAGCACCAGCGGGACGCGTTTCGGTGGTACCACCCCGGTCTACGATGAAGACTGTCTATATCTGAATGTCTGGTCCCCGGCGGTAGTGGCGGAGACCGAGGCGCTGCCGGTGATGGTGTGGATTCACGGAGGCACCTTCGTTACCGGCGCAGGCAGCCAGCCGATGTTCGAGGGCAGCAATATGGCCGCCTCCGGGAATGTCGTGGTGGTTACAGTGAATTACCGGCTGGGTCCGCTCGGGTTCCTGCACCTGTCTCCGCTGGGCGGAGGGCTGGGCAGCAACTTGGGCCTCCTGGATCAGATTGCTGCCCTGGAATGGGTGCAGCAGAATATCGCTGCATTCGGCGGTGATCCGGCGCGAGTCACGGTCTTCGGTGAATCGGCAGGAAGCATGAGCATTGCCGCGCTGTTGGCGATGCCAGCAGCGAAGGGACTGTTCGCCAGGGCCATTATGGAGAGCGGGGCGGCGCAGACGCTGAATGGGGAGCAGGGCAGGCAGATTGCCGCCGCATTGCTAGCCGAGCTGGGCCTTCAGTCTGGCGGGGATACGCAGCTTCTGCATACGCTCCCAGCCGGAGAGATCATGGAAGCCGCAGGCCGGATGGCGTACAAGCTGTCCGGAGACTCGATGAATATGTTTTTCCAGCCGGTTGTTGAGCCGGGCACCCTGTCGGTTGAACCGGTACAGGCGATTGCGGCGGGAGCTGCCAGCGGCATTCCCGTGCTGATTGGAACGAATCTGCATGAAGGCAATCTGTTCTTCCGCGAGGGGCAGAAGGCGGATAGCTTCGAGCAATCCCTCAAGGCGCTGGAGCAGCTGATGGGAGTAGATGACCTCTCCGAGCTGACCTCGGATTACAGCCATACCTGGGAAGGACAGGCAGAGGTGCTGACCGACCTGTTCTTCTGGGCCAGCTCCATTTCATTCGCGGAGAAGCAGCAGGCGCATGGCCCCGTGTGGATGTACCGCTTCGACTGGACGGTGTCTGGGCATCCGCTGCTGGAGAAAGCCATTCACGGGGCGGAGATTCTATATGTCTTCAACAATCTCCCGCTGCTGAAGCAGTATGGCCTGAGCGTGACACCGGAGATGGAGGCAGTGGCCGAGGCGATGCAGACTGCCTGGACCGCCTTCGCCCATGGGGGAGATCCGGCAGCGCCGGGACTGGATTGGCCGCAGTACACACCAGAGACGCGGGCAACGATGATCTTTGACCAAGCCTCGCGTGTGGTGAATGACCCGGACGGGGAGAAGCGCAGACGGATTTTTGAGCATTATGCGGGGTGA
- a CDS encoding Ger(x)C family spore germination protein translates to MNGKGLLRLIAIAVLVLPLGGCWNSRELNELAIVSGIGMDLVPETDEYRVTFQLVNPSSTSTSNSPGSGKPAIVVVSATDKTMFGALRRASKHVTRQLFFAHTQLIVLGEPLARDGINDIFDIFERSHELRLNSEVLVARGSDAASVLKLLTPVESLPALGLVKKAQNTSSVWGENRPISVFNVIQGITGEGDLTINAVKIKGDAEEGKKKSNLEGSETLTETMMNGLGVFRKGKLLYWMKDSEARGTEWLLNEIEETVLNIDSDDKKEAIAVNIIYSRTELNTTIENGIPVFHVTIAEEGSINETESFVDLSKREEIMKLEQELEKQTRLEVMQAFQKGQQLESDIFNFGNELKRTNPQEWAAMDRDWGRIFAQGKLDLKVKAYIRSTGMSLKPYIPKGK, encoded by the coding sequence ATGAACGGTAAGGGCCTGCTGCGCCTGATCGCCATAGCGGTGCTGGTCCTGCCGCTTGGCGGCTGCTGGAACAGCCGGGAATTGAATGAGCTGGCTATTGTTAGCGGTATAGGGATGGATCTCGTTCCGGAGACAGATGAATATCGGGTCACCTTTCAATTGGTCAATCCGTCTTCAACATCGACAAGTAACTCTCCCGGAAGCGGTAAGCCTGCTATAGTGGTGGTGTCGGCCACCGACAAAACGATGTTCGGCGCGTTGCGGCGGGCGTCGAAGCATGTGACCCGTCAGCTTTTTTTTGCCCACACCCAGCTAATTGTACTAGGGGAGCCCCTGGCGCGGGACGGTATTAACGATATCTTCGACATCTTCGAGCGGTCCCATGAGCTTCGGCTCAATTCAGAAGTACTGGTAGCCCGTGGCAGCGATGCCGCCTCTGTCCTGAAGCTCCTGACCCCTGTAGAGAGCCTCCCGGCTCTGGGGCTGGTCAAAAAAGCGCAGAATACCTCCAGCGTCTGGGGAGAGAACAGGCCCATCAGCGTATTCAATGTCATACAAGGCATTACTGGGGAAGGTGATCTGACGATCAATGCGGTGAAGATCAAGGGAGATGCTGAGGAGGGGAAGAAGAAAAGCAATCTGGAGGGGTCTGAGACCCTGACGGAAACGATGATGAACGGGCTTGGAGTATTCAGAAAGGGGAAGCTGCTCTATTGGATGAAGGACTCAGAAGCACGGGGAACCGAGTGGCTGCTTAACGAGATAGAAGAAACCGTGCTCAATATTGATTCGGATGATAAAAAAGAGGCTATAGCCGTCAATATTATCTATTCGAGAACGGAGTTGAATACCACGATTGAGAACGGAATTCCGGTGTTTCATGTGACGATTGCCGAGGAGGGGAGCATCAATGAAACGGAGAGCTTCGTGGACCTCAGCAAGCGGGAAGAAATCATGAAGCTTGAACAGGAGCTGGAGAAGCAGACGAGGCTGGAAGTCATGCAGGCTTTTCAGAAGGGACAGCAGCTGGAGAGTGATATCTTCAATTTCGGCAATGAGCTGAAGCGCACGAATCCGCAGGAATGGGCGGCGATGGACAGGGACTGGGGCCGGATCTTCGCACAGGGCAAGCTGGACCTTAAAGTCAAGGCTTACATCCGCAGTACCGGCATGAGTCTGAAACCCTATATTCCCAAAGGTAAATAA
- a CDS encoding AraC family transcriptional regulator: MKRVTRNMQTQNAGSSLPNSHSFYIPVRVMALDQATFNRENALQPFTSLLAVVTGGSGAITWNGERIRLSGGHILCSDSSEDISLPRSHKLEGVWIEYAVISGNSRPFNPLNHGQPVRSCPPHISALAMQLLSGWNQPEQRPPFALQALFTELLTELYDSAAEYTEPPAQWIDRVFRHIESHYNEDLTRGQAAGLAGVTPEHFSRAFRKSTGQTFNEYVTLLRIRKAQQRILTGAPNLSTLALEVGYSEGTYLSRKFKQVVGISPSAYHRKSKSVVSLNFNHTASLQALEVVPQLGVYSAWMERMEPVPSRKKLLNEGIGSAGLYERLSSARPDVIISYSLPDKSKQLLTFAPVIEIPFMQMDWREQFRLIAEVTGRKPQAESWLNIYDWHCHQANQLLDQRIGDRGTAMVLELGAETAYCFSSSYGRGAQILYHDLGFRPPLGLVAEGLLDKGYLEIAFHNIARYPADHLFITSSIEAAEALDPPQSFLQSLKQHYIDDSLSGRIYFLNQAGMFYGFDPLSSEAQLKVLVQALTS, translated from the coding sequence ATGAAAAGAGTGACTCGAAACATGCAGACGCAAAATGCCGGCAGTTCACTGCCTAATTCTCACAGCTTTTATATCCCGGTACGTGTAATGGCACTGGATCAAGCCACCTTTAACCGGGAAAATGCCCTTCAGCCCTTCACTTCTCTCCTTGCAGTGGTCACCGGAGGCAGCGGAGCTATAACGTGGAATGGAGAACGTATCCGTCTATCCGGCGGCCATATCTTGTGCAGTGACAGCTCAGAGGATATCAGTCTGCCCCGCAGCCATAAGCTGGAGGGTGTGTGGATCGAATATGCCGTGATCTCCGGCAATAGCCGGCCGTTCAACCCACTGAACCATGGTCAGCCGGTCAGAAGCTGTCCTCCTCATATAAGTGCGCTTGCTATGCAGCTTCTAAGCGGCTGGAACCAGCCGGAGCAGCGCCCGCCGTTTGCCTTGCAAGCTCTGTTCACAGAGCTGCTCACGGAGCTGTATGACAGTGCTGCGGAGTACACAGAGCCGCCGGCTCAGTGGATTGACCGTGTATTTCGGCATATAGAGTCTCATTATAATGAAGATCTGACAAGAGGACAGGCTGCCGGACTTGCCGGAGTCACCCCGGAGCATTTCTCCCGCGCATTCCGCAAATCCACGGGCCAGACCTTTAATGAATATGTAACTCTGCTGCGCATCCGTAAGGCCCAGCAGCGTATCCTTACAGGAGCCCCTAATCTGAGTACGCTGGCGCTTGAGGTTGGTTATAGCGAAGGAACCTATTTGAGCCGCAAATTCAAGCAGGTTGTAGGAATTTCTCCTTCAGCCTATCACCGTAAGAGCAAATCCGTAGTCTCGCTGAACTTCAATCATACGGCCAGCCTCCAGGCGCTTGAAGTGGTCCCCCAGCTGGGAGTCTATTCGGCCTGGATGGAGAGAATGGAGCCCGTTCCCTCCAGGAAGAAGCTGCTGAATGAAGGGATCGGCTCCGCAGGTCTATACGAACGTCTCTCGTCGGCCCGGCCGGATGTCATTATCAGCTACTCGTTGCCTGACAAGAGCAAGCAGCTCCTGACCTTCGCCCCGGTGATTGAGATTCCCTTCATGCAAATGGACTGGCGGGAGCAATTCCGGCTGATTGCCGAGGTGACCGGGCGCAAGCCGCAGGCTGAGTCCTGGCTAAATATCTATGACTGGCATTGTCACCAGGCTAATCAGCTGCTAGACCAGCGGATCGGTGACCGGGGAACCGCCATGGTCCTGGAGCTTGGCGCAGAGACAGCCTACTGCTTCAGCAGCAGCTATGGCCGGGGGGCGCAGATTCTGTATCATGATCTTGGCTTTCGCCCGCCGCTTGGCCTCGTTGCCGAGGGACTGCTGGATAAGGGCTATCTGGAGATTGCCTTCCATAACATCGCCCGCTACCCCGCCGACCATCTCTTCATTACCTCAAGTATAGAGGCTGCTGAAGCGCTGGACCCGCCGCAGAGCTTTCTTCAATCCTTGAAGCAACATTATATTGATGACTCTTTAAGCGGAAGAATCTACTTCCTGAATCAGGCTGGCATGTTCTACGGCTTCGATCCGCTCTCCTCCGAGGCCCAATTGAAGGTCCTGGTGCAGGCGCTGACATCATAA
- a CDS encoding AI-2E family transporter, whose product MERRQVWPDKFKKFFLNNKFVVGLLIALLVGLTILVFSKIPFVFKPLSVLLHTVAAPLLLSGIAYYLLNPLVDRLEKRSRVKRAYGIVILYLIIMGIITLVLLMVIPIIRTQLMGLIDNFPVYSEQIQEEFVQLTGSELFNKIQSSVGTDLSDITSKVTTWATSFLNNAVSGVGSFVGTLTEIVLAVVTTPFILFYLLRDGKRLPDYLMRLIPTALRPQSRMVMQEMNNQIASYIRGQIIVSCCIGALLYIGYLIIGLEYSLVLAIVAACTAVVPYLGPVIAITPALIVAMVTSPFMLLKMVIVWTAVQLIEGKFISPQIMGKSLKIHPITIIFVIIFAGKMFGVLGIILAVPGYAVLKVVMTHIFQWFRFRSGLYRVIEEKTEE is encoded by the coding sequence ATGGAGAGACGGCAGGTATGGCCGGATAAATTCAAGAAGTTTTTTCTGAACAACAAGTTTGTGGTAGGTCTGCTGATTGCGCTGCTGGTAGGCTTAACGATACTCGTATTCTCAAAGATTCCGTTTGTGTTCAAGCCGCTGTCTGTGCTGCTGCATACGGTGGCAGCGCCGCTGCTGCTCTCAGGGATCGCCTATTATCTGCTGAATCCGCTGGTGGACCGTCTGGAGAAGAGAAGCCGGGTGAAGCGGGCGTATGGCATTGTCATTCTGTATCTGATCATAATGGGGATCATTACCCTGGTTCTGCTTATGGTCATCCCGATCATCCGCACCCAGCTTATGGGCCTGATTGACAACTTCCCCGTCTACAGTGAGCAGATTCAGGAGGAGTTCGTCCAGCTTACCGGCAGTGAACTGTTCAACAAGATTCAGTCGAGCGTAGGCACGGACCTTAGTGATATCACGAGCAAGGTGACGACTTGGGCCACCAGCTTCCTGAATAACGCCGTCAGCGGCGTAGGCAGCTTCGTAGGAACGCTTACCGAAATTGTGCTGGCTGTAGTGACTACACCGTTCATTCTTTTCTATCTCCTGCGCGACGGCAAAAGATTGCCCGACTACCTCATGAGACTCATCCCTACCGCACTGCGGCCGCAGTCCCGGATGGTGATGCAGGAAATGAACAATCAGATCGCATCGTATATCCGCGGCCAGATTATTGTCAGCTGCTGTATCGGAGCACTGCTCTATATCGGCTATCTGATTATCGGGCTGGAGTATTCGCTGGTTCTGGCGATCGTTGCCGCTTGTACGGCTGTAGTCCCTTATCTGGGGCCGGTCATTGCGATTACCCCTGCGCTGATTGTGGCGATGGTTACCTCACCGTTTATGCTGCTGAAGATGGTCATTGTATGGACCGCAGTCCAATTGATCGAAGGAAAGTTCATCTCGCCGCAGATCATGGGGAAATCGCTGAAGATTCACCCGATTACAATTATTTTTGTGATTATTTTTGCCGGAAAAATGTTCGGTGTACTCGGTATCATACTTGCGGTTCCGGGCTACGCCGTGCTTAAGGTGGTCATGACCCATATCTTCCAGTGGTTCCGCTTCCGCTCCGGGCTCTACAGAGTCATTGAAGAAAAGACTGAGGAATAA
- a CDS encoding ABC transporter substrate-binding protein, translated as MTYLRSRRIHRKAWFAISLLLALTLIASGCGNNTSTSSNAASAKATGTPASSPQPEKAAATTAPAFHTVTTVNGDIEVPAAPQRIVAEEYLGSLIALDTIPVGAPGLTLENMYFKEFLTGVADTGTYGKMSPENIIALNPDLIISGNADSYTALSQIAPTVIVPYGDLKNAHEELNYFGKLLGKEQEAAAWLADYDKRIADAKARVDAAIPAEATFSILEHADKSTWVYGDNFGRGGQPIYQSLGRKPPAGVAAEIMEKQWAELSAETLGKYAGDYLVITDNTRTAQDFQADPIWGSLPAVKNGKIYVWKEERSWYYDPIAVLAQTEELADWLTGAQQ; from the coding sequence ATCACGTATTTACGCTCACGCCGCATTCACCGGAAAGCTTGGTTTGCCATTTCTCTGCTTCTGGCTTTGACGCTTATCGCCTCGGGTTGTGGAAACAACACTTCTACTAGCAGCAATGCTGCTTCAGCTAAGGCTACCGGAACACCCGCTTCCTCCCCTCAGCCCGAGAAGGCTGCTGCAACCACAGCTCCCGCCTTCCATACTGTGACGACTGTGAATGGAGATATTGAGGTGCCGGCAGCACCGCAGCGGATTGTTGCCGAGGAATATCTGGGCAGCTTAATTGCACTGGATACCATTCCGGTCGGTGCACCCGGGCTTACACTGGAGAATATGTACTTCAAAGAATTCCTTACAGGAGTCGCCGATACCGGCACATACGGTAAGATGTCACCGGAGAATATCATCGCGCTGAATCCCGACTTGATTATCTCCGGCAATGCAGACAGCTATACAGCGCTCAGCCAGATTGCTCCAACGGTCATTGTGCCATACGGCGATTTGAAGAATGCGCATGAAGAGCTGAACTATTTCGGCAAGCTGCTGGGCAAGGAGCAGGAAGCAGCTGCATGGCTGGCAGATTATGATAAGCGTATTGCTGACGCCAAGGCCCGCGTGGATGCAGCTATTCCAGCCGAGGCCACCTTCAGCATTCTCGAACATGCAGACAAGTCCACTTGGGTCTATGGGGACAACTTCGGACGCGGAGGACAGCCCATCTATCAGTCGCTGGGGCGCAAGCCGCCGGCAGGAGTGGCTGCTGAAATTATGGAGAAGCAGTGGGCAGAATTATCCGCTGAGACCCTGGGCAAGTATGCGGGCGATTATCTGGTCATCACTGACAACACCCGAACTGCCCAAGACTTCCAGGCAGACCCGATCTGGGGCAGCCTGCCGGCGGTCAAGAACGGGAAGATCTATGTATGGAAAGAAGAGCGCTCCTGGTATTATGATCCGATTGCCGTTCTGGCTCAAACGGAGGAGCTGGCCGATTGGTTGACCGGGGCACAACAATAA
- a CDS encoding GNAT family N-acetyltransferase, which yields MFVSFGPGDAVLHSRLFMQEEVEYNLIHLVAQNGEALRIRTEENDLIFAHNAGHNSWLWLSPELAEERRRSLVRQLAEMLEDRGLPGVNGTPETGKLFADAYGKLTGKSYQVRMMMEAYHCPQVQMPHGISGKLQQAEPGDIPLIAGYLAGFVQDCFGTESAPEDHLGYAAAVTASGKLRLWIDRDQPVSMVNLAHQSARQARINEVYTPREFRKHGYASAAVAALCAELLSKGVTPMLYADAANPDSNKVYQSVGFKRTGSIVDLRFQ from the coding sequence ATGTTCGTAAGCTTTGGGCCGGGGGATGCTGTGCTGCACAGCAGGCTGTTCATGCAGGAAGAGGTGGAATATAATCTCATCCATTTGGTTGCCCAGAACGGGGAAGCGCTGCGGATCAGGACAGAGGAGAATGATCTGATCTTCGCCCATAATGCCGGGCATAACTCGTGGTTATGGTTATCGCCGGAGCTGGCAGAAGAGAGACGCCGTTCCCTTGTCCGGCAGCTGGCGGAAATGCTGGAGGACCGCGGATTGCCGGGGGTTAACGGAACGCCGGAGACGGGGAAGCTGTTCGCCGATGCGTACGGCAAGCTTACCGGCAAGTCTTATCAGGTCCGGATGATGATGGAGGCCTATCACTGCCCGCAGGTACAGATGCCGCATGGTATCAGCGGGAAGCTGCAGCAGGCGGAGCCAGGCGATATTCCGCTCATCGCCGGGTATTTAGCCGGATTCGTGCAGGATTGCTTCGGTACGGAGAGTGCGCCGGAGGATCATCTGGGCTATGCCGCAGCGGTTACGGCATCGGGCAAGCTCCGTCTGTGGATCGATCGGGACCAGCCGGTGTCTATGGTTAATCTAGCTCATCAGTCTGCCAGACAGGCACGGATTAATGAGGTCTACACTCCGCGTGAGTTCCGCAAGCACGGGTATGCGAGTGCGGCTGTAGCTGCCCTGTGTGCCGAACTTCTCAGCAAGGGCGTGACGCCCATGCTCTATGCCGATGCGGCGAACCCCGATTCGAACAAGGTCTATCAGTCGGTGGGCTTCAAGCGGACCGGGAGTATTGTTGATTTGCGCTTTCAGTAA
- a CDS encoding SDR family oxidoreductase, with amino-acid sequence MLQGMKIIVTGAASGIGKAIVRHSLETGAEVIGCDLDGPRLEELKQEAASDKLYTYRMDVADYSEVEHFFSALQQEHADVSGLVNNAGIYLGRSLLEYTPEEINRVMDINIKGYVYFSQAFGRMLLGQKQKGVIVNMSSVSGQEGSSDAVYGLTKAAILGLTKSCAMNFSPLIRVNTVAPTMADTPMMGHIPAWRQQEYREHQLNPEPLLAEDVADTVIFMLSSRARAYTGATFDINNGCYLR; translated from the coding sequence ATGCTGCAAGGAATGAAAATAATAGTGACCGGTGCTGCTTCAGGTATTGGTAAGGCCATTGTCAGACATAGTCTGGAGACGGGAGCTGAGGTCATCGGTTGTGACCTGGATGGTCCCCGTCTGGAGGAGCTGAAGCAAGAGGCTGCTTCGGATAAGCTCTATACTTACCGCATGGATGTCGCCGATTACAGCGAGGTGGAGCATTTCTTCTCAGCTCTTCAGCAAGAGCATGCCGATGTGAGCGGGCTGGTTAACAATGCAGGGATCTATCTGGGCCGCAGCCTGCTGGAGTATACGCCGGAGGAGATCAACCGGGTGATGGATATCAATATCAAAGGGTATGTCTACTTCTCCCAGGCCTTCGGACGCATGCTGCTGGGGCAGAAGCAAAAGGGCGTCATCGTCAACATGTCATCAGTCTCCGGCCAGGAAGGCAGCTCCGATGCAGTATACGGTCTAACGAAGGCTGCTATTCTTGGCTTGACCAAGAGCTGCGCAATGAATTTTTCCCCTTTGATCCGAGTGAATACAGTGGCTCCGACCATGGCGGACACCCCGATGATGGGACATATCCCCGCCTGGAGGCAGCAGGAATACCGGGAACACCAGTTAAATCCTGAACCGCTGCTGGCGGAGGATGTTGCCGATACGGTGATTTTTATGCTGAGCAGCAGAGCCAGAGCTTATACAGGAGCCACCTTTGATATTAACAATGGCTGCTATTTGCGTTGA
- a CDS encoding (2Fe-2S) ferredoxin domain-containing protein — protein sequence MTTWNLQGTVSHLLICNGSDCKKHKGEEVAEAIEDEITKQGADALIHTTVTRCNGRCSDACVVISYPEGVWYRDVTPKSAKSLVRKVLKGEQLEENLLYTYEEGFKAATPKGAKGKKKK from the coding sequence ATGACAACCTGGAATCTGCAAGGAACGGTCAGCCATTTGCTGATCTGTAACGGAAGTGACTGCAAGAAGCATAAGGGTGAAGAGGTAGCGGAAGCGATTGAGGATGAGATTACGAAGCAAGGGGCAGATGCGCTGATACATACAACAGTAACCCGCTGCAACGGAAGATGCTCGGATGCCTGTGTCGTGATCTCTTACCCGGAAGGCGTATGGTACAGGGATGTCACCCCTAAATCTGCCAAAAGCCTGGTGCGCAAGGTGCTGAAGGGAGAACAGCTCGAAGAGAATCTGCTCTATACGTATGAAGAAGGCTTCAAGGCCGCTACCCCCAAGGGTGCCAAAGGTAAGAAGAAGAAATGA
- a CDS encoding GerAB/ArcD/ProY family transporter produces MKKEIVGPSQLLALIILFELGTAVLVPIGLESGHSVWLAILFALPGGILLYLVFAHLYLQFPDQIISGYTRTILGPWLGWPVSLLFLPVILYNGSRNLREAGDLLISAFYDKTPILIINSIMIIAVMYILSKGIEVFARTAEIVLWIVIFMGCICIIAIISAGLVEYKNLFPLHMNDYIQALKSAYPNILIFPFGELMCFTTILPHFNKSRKIKKTGIVAIIVSACLLSFTHAIEMSVLGEDLYSRTAFPMFTTITLVNMANFVQRMDALVVLTLIIGAFFKLTVYCYAAVAIANDLFKVNDTSRLVIPAGVIMLFSSFVSAQNYPEHMNDGKTFLETILPVFCAVIPILLFLIHRVRRKFGLYR; encoded by the coding sequence ATGAAAAAAGAAATAGTCGGCCCGAGCCAGCTGCTTGCGTTGATCATTCTGTTTGAGCTGGGGACTGCCGTGCTTGTCCCCATCGGTCTGGAGAGCGGCCATTCAGTCTGGCTAGCTATTCTGTTTGCCCTTCCCGGAGGCATCCTGCTGTATCTGGTGTTCGCACATCTCTATCTCCAGTTCCCGGACCAGATTATAAGCGGGTATACACGCACCATTCTCGGGCCGTGGCTGGGCTGGCCCGTAAGTCTGCTGTTTTTGCCGGTGATTCTCTATAACGGCTCGAGAAATTTGCGGGAAGCGGGCGATTTGCTGATCTCGGCCTTCTATGACAAAACCCCGATTCTGATCATTAATTCCATCATGATTATTGCCGTGATGTATATCCTGAGCAAGGGGATAGAAGTGTTCGCCAGGACCGCCGAGATTGTCCTGTGGATCGTGATCTTTATGGGGTGTATCTGTATTATCGCTATAATTTCGGCCGGGCTGGTGGAGTATAAGAATCTATTCCCGCTACATATGAATGACTACATCCAAGCCTTGAAATCAGCCTATCCCAACATCCTGATCTTTCCGTTCGGCGAACTGATGTGCTTCACTACCATTCTGCCCCACTTCAACAAATCCCGGAAAATTAAGAAAACCGGAATCGTAGCCATCATTGTCAGCGCCTGTCTGCTCAGCTTCACGCATGCAATCGAAATGTCTGTGCTTGGAGAGGACCTGTACAGCCGGACCGCCTTTCCCATGTTTACGACCATTACCCTGGTGAATATGGCCAATTTCGTACAGCGGATGGATGCCCTTGTCGTCCTCACACTGATTATCGGGGCGTTCTTTAAGCTGACTGTCTACTGTTATGCTGCAGTTGCGATAGCGAACGATCTGTTCAAGGTTAACGATACAAGCAGGCTGGTCATTCCGGCAGGTGTGATTATGCTGTTCAGCTCTTTTGTCAGCGCGCAGAATTACCCGGAGCATATGAATGACGGGAAGACCTTTCTGGAGACGATTCTGCCGGTATTCTGTGCGGTGATTCCCATCCTGCTGTTCCTGATTCATCGTGTCCGGCGCAAGTTCGGCTTGTACCGTTAG